GAAGGTCGGCCCCCCTTTCCAAGAGATGAGTTGCGAATGAGTGTCGAAACATATGTGGGGAGACCCTTCGGGTGATTCCGGCACGACGGGCCTGACGACACAAGATTTCCCAAAACATCTGCCGTGTCATCTTCCTCCCCCGCCGCGTTGGAAAAAGGGCACTCCCATCTCCCCTTTGGATAAGTTTAAGCCTTGCCTCTCGACAATATTCATTCAGAAGTTTCATCGCCGATCGGCCCAACGGAACCAATCGCTCCTTCGACCCTTTTCCAAGAGTCCTCAAAAACCCCCGCTCCAGGTCGATGTCATGGGTGGTGAGTGAAACCAATTCGGAAACACGAAGACCGGTGGCATACAAAACCTCAATCATTGCCCGATTCCTCATCTCTTCCGGAGAAGGTCCGACCGGAAGCGTCAGGATCCGATCTACTTCCTGAAGGGAGAGAAAGTCAGGGAGTTTTTTCATCCCTTTTGGAAGATCAACCTCGAGCGTAGGATTGTTTGAAAGCGCTCCTTCACACACTAAAAAACGAAACCACCCCCGGATGGAGATCAAGTGGCGTGTTATGGAACGGGATTTCATCCCTTTTTTTGAAAAAGAGACGAGGTAATCGACAAGATCATTCCCCTTTATTTCCAAAACGGTTTTTTTCTTCTTTTCCAGAAAGATCAGAAATCGCGAGAGATCACTGCCATACGCAGCCAAGGTTTGAGACGAAAGTCTTTTTTCTACTCGAAGGTAATCGAGATACCGCTGAAGCTCACTGTCGATCACTTGCATTGGTTTTCATGATACTTTAGAGAGGCATCCGATGTCTATGATTCTTGAAATAGGACCAGGGCGCGGCGATTTTCTGATTTATCTTGCCCGTGAACGACCCACCGAAAAAATTACGGCGATCGAATATAAGCGGAAGCGATATGAAAAACTGCTTCAAAGGACCTCTTCTTTTCCAAACATTGAACTCCATTTTGGAGATGCAAGACTTGTCCTCCCTGAATTTCCGGAGGAAAGTATCGATGAGACCTATATCCTTTTCCCGGACCCTTGGCCAAAACGGCGGCATGCCAAACATCGACTTTTTCAACTCCCCTTTCTAGGGGTTCTTCAGCAAGTTCTCAGAAAAAAAGGCAGGGTTGTCATCGCGACGGATGACGAATCTTATCGAAATCAGATTAGAGAGGTTTTCGAAAAATCGACACAATTCTCCCTTTTACCAGAAATTTTCCACTTCCCTACCCTCTATGCCCAAAAGTGGGAAAAGGAAGGAAAAACCCTTTTTAGTTTGATCTATGAAAAAGTTATGGTTTAAGAACCCGATGCCGACACAACCATCAAAAACCTTGGAAACCTTCCCGAACCCAAAACCGGACCGGGATTACGAGATCGTTATAGAATGCCCGGAATTTACGAGCGTCTGTCCGAAGACCGGCCAGCCCGATTTTGGAAAGATTACGATCCGGTATGTCCCGGATAAACGCTGCATCGAACTCAAGTCATTGAAACTCTACATCTGGTCGTACCGTAATGAAGGGGTTTTCTACGAAAAGGTCACGAATCTGATCCTGGACGACCTCGTCGCTGCCTGTCAGCCACGCTGGATGGAGGTGGTTAGCGAGTTTAATGTGCGTGGAGGTATTGGAACGAAAGTAGTCGCTACGACCGGATCAAATTCATGAATTCTTCGCGAGTCGCCTGATGCGCGCGGAAGGCACCGAGCATTGAAGAAGTAATCACAACCGATCCCCTCTTCTGCACCCCGCGCATCTGCATACAGAGATGTTCCGCCTCGATCACGACGGCAACACCCAACGGATCCAAGGTTTGCTGAAGGGTATCGGCGATCTGCTTCGTCATCCTTTCCTGAACTTGCAGCCTTCTCGCAAAAATATCGACGAGTCGAACAATCTTGCTGATCCCGATGATCTTCTTTCTCGGGATATAGGCGACATGACATTTCCCAAAAAAAGGCAAGAGGTGATGCTCACAAAGCGAATAAATTGCGATATCCTTCATCGTGACCATCTCTTCATGGTCTTCCGAGAAAATAGCGCCGTTCAGGATCTCTTTAATCTCTTGTTGATACCCTTGAGTCAGAAAACGAAACGCCTTCGCAACCCGAAGAGGAGTTTTGAGCAACCCTTCCCTTCCAGGATCCTCTCCAATTTCAGAAAGCATTTTCTGTACGATCTCCGCCAAAGGATCTCTGGAGGCTAAAGAAATAACCTGATTTTTTTGTTTCATAACAGAAGCTGCAACACCTTGCTGGCATTACCGACAGGATTGACCCCCTTTTCCCAATAAAGAACCTTGCCCTGATCATCGATCACGACGGTCGTGCGAACAACCCCCATTTTTTTGCCGGTGGGGCGTGTGATCTCTCCCCAAGCCCCATAGAGTTTGTGCACCTTATAATCTTCATCGGTTAAAAGGGGAAAATTGAGTTTGTTTTTTCTTTTAAACAGCTCATGACTCTTCAGATCATCCCCGCTGATACCGAGAACAACGGTGTTGCGGCGATCAAACTGGCCGGCGAGGTCGCGGAATTCACACGCCTGTTTTGTACAACCAGGCGTGTCATCCTTGGGATAAAAATAGAGGACGACTCTTCGACCCTTAAGGCTGGTGAGCGAAATAGGGCTGCCTGTATCAGCAGGAAGCGAAAACTCAGGGGCACTCTCATTGGGTTTAAGACGTGGCATCGGTTACCTCCGTATTTTCGGCATCTCATACGTCCATCCGATGAATTTGTCAAATTTGGAGATCGTTTCTTTAACTATTTAATATTACTTAGATATTTTTCTAATATCGGGAGGAATTCACTCGGGCCGAGTACTCTCCCAACGATTGACTCCTGAATTTCCCCTTCAGAATTTAATAGCAGGTAAGTCGGCCATCCAACCACATCGTATTGATCGATCATCTCCTTGCAGACCGAAGTTTGCTTCGTGCAATCGACTTTCAGGGGGACAAAATTTTTCAGGATATATTCCTTGACGATCGGATCCGAGAAGGTCTTCCGCTCCATTTCCAGACAGGGCAAACACCAGACAGCATAAAAATCGACAAGGATCGGCTTTTTTTCCCCATAGGCCTTTCGGAAGACTATTTCTGGTTCTGTTAACCAGTAGGAAGAGGTTACGGATGCCGGCCGGATCTGTCGATAGGCGACGTAACCATAATAGAATGAAGTCACAACAAGAAGTAAGGCAATCACCCGCTTGATCCATAATGTCATGCCGGCACCTGGAATTTTCCCTGCGAATGTTTCATAAAAGAGCGCCAGGACAAGAAAGAGACTTCCCATTCCAAGTCCGAAGGCAAAAAGTATCGTGAATCCCCTCAAGAGATCGGCGGTCTCTGCGACAAACAACAACAACGAAGCGATGACAGGTCCCACGCAGGGGGCGGCAATCAGGCCGATAGTCATTCCTGCCAGGATCGCTCCCGGGATCCCCTTCCCTCCTAAACGTGAGGCCCTCTGGTGGAGACCCAGCGGGATCTGAAACGGAATCCAGCCGATCAATGCAAGGGCAAAAACGAGAAAAAGAAGTGCCGCAAAAATGGAAAAATAAACCCCCTGAAACAGGAAACCGAGACTCTTGCCTAACAGGGCGCCGGTAAGTCCCAGCAGCGCATAGGTGAACGACATCGAGAGAACCATGAGAGCGGTGAGCAGGAAATCATGATGCCTTTTTCTTTTTTCCCTTCGAACCCCGATAAAGGCGAGGGTCAATGGAATGATCGGCAAAACACAGGGGGTCAGATCGGTCAGAATCCCGCCGAGAAAGGCGAGACCAAGCTGTCCGATAAATTTTTTCCCTGCTATCATTGATTTTGGAGGAGCGATCGATGGCTCTCCAGAGGAGGCAACGATCTTCAGCTCGATCGGGACCTCATGATGCATCTCCCGATAACAGAGATCTTCCTTACATCCCTGATAAGTCACCTCTAGTTTGATCTGTCTCTTTCCCAATGGAAGAGATCGATCCACCGAAAA
This genomic window from Deltaproteobacteria bacterium contains:
- the xerD gene encoding site-specific tyrosine recombinase XerD; the encoded protein is MQVIDSELQRYLDYLRVEKRLSSQTLAAYGSDLSRFLIFLEKKKKTVLEIKGNDLVDYLVSFSKKGMKSRSITRHLISIRGWFRFLVCEGALSNNPTLEVDLPKGMKKLPDFLSLQEVDRILTLPVGPSPEEMRNRAMIEVLYATGLRVSELVSLTTHDIDLERGFLRTLGKGSKERLVPLGRSAMKLLNEYCREARLKLIQRGDGSALFPTRRGRKMTRQMFWEILCRQARRAGITRRVSPHMFRHSFATHLLERGADLRAVQMMLGHADISTTQIYTHLNLKRLKELASKHPRA
- a CDS encoding tRNA (guanine-N7)-methyltransferase, whose product is MSMILEIGPGRGDFLIYLARERPTEKITAIEYKRKRYEKLLQRTSSFPNIELHFGDARLVLPEFPEESIDETYILFPDPWPKRRHAKHRLFQLPFLGVLQQVLRKKGRVVIATDDESYRNQIREVFEKSTQFSLLPEIFHFPTLYAQKWEKEGKTLFSLIYEKVMV
- the queF gene encoding NADPH-dependent 7-cyano-7-deazaguanine reductase QueF, which produces MPTQPSKTLETFPNPKPDRDYEIVIECPEFTSVCPKTGQPDFGKITIRYVPDKRCIELKSLKLYIWSYRNEGVFYEKVTNLILDDLVAACQPRWMEVVSEFNVRGGIGTKVVATTGSNS
- the folE gene encoding GTP cyclohydrolase I FolE, whose amino-acid sequence is MKQKNQVISLASRDPLAEIVQKMLSEIGEDPGREGLLKTPLRVAKAFRFLTQGYQQEIKEILNGAIFSEDHEEMVTMKDIAIYSLCEHHLLPFFGKCHVAYIPRKKIIGISKIVRLVDIFARRLQVQERMTKQIADTLQQTLDPLGVAVVIEAEHLCMQMRGVQKRGSVVITSSMLGAFRAHQATREEFMNLIRS
- a CDS encoding peroxiredoxin; amino-acid sequence: MPRLKPNESAPEFSLPADTGSPISLTSLKGRRVVLYFYPKDDTPGCTKQACEFRDLAGQFDRRNTVVLGISGDDLKSHELFKRKNKLNFPLLTDEDYKVHKLYGAWGEITRPTGKKMGVVRTTVVIDDQGKVLYWEKGVNPVGNASKVLQLLL
- a CDS encoding thioredoxin family protein, which encodes MKFLFFCGFFLLPLLLLAFEDPFQWDLSPREIQVSTGGEFSVELNLAIPPNHYLYKEKTTLRLLEGEGIQQGGIETSPSVRKIDPFFRKEMEIFTDSAFVRRSFSVDRSLPLGKRQIKLEVTYQGCKEDLCYREMHHEVPIELKIVASSGEPSIAPPKSMIAGKKFIGQLGLAFLGGILTDLTPCVLPIIPLTLAFIGVRREKRKRHHDFLLTALMVLSMSFTYALLGLTGALLGKSLGFLFQGVYFSIFAALLFLVFALALIGWIPFQIPLGLHQRASRLGGKGIPGAILAGMTIGLIAAPCVGPVIASLLLFVAETADLLRGFTILFAFGLGMGSLFLVLALFYETFAGKIPGAGMTLWIKRVIALLLVVTSFYYGYVAYRQIRPASVTSSYWLTEPEIVFRKAYGEKKPILVDFYAVWCLPCLEMERKTFSDPIVKEYILKNFVPLKVDCTKQTSVCKEMIDQYDVVGWPTYLLLNSEGEIQESIVGRVLGPSEFLPILEKYLSNIK